Proteins found in one Bremerella volcania genomic segment:
- a CDS encoding prenyltransferase/squalene oxidase repeat-containing protein: MQANTSSASQDVASQNGAAVPDARVRFRFRKLVLLSMDRIKGGISFFASAAVHFILLIILALWVAPTGPGGNSGEITLLPYEQPPEDLSIIQTVTPIEISTALDTMQQELQTDSAAAGELTKLTEPLPNQMATNSQAATLETRSDLQKNLPWQMAIPSKTGGGFQGRNGELQKELLSARGGSPATEDAVERALRWIAAHQLPDGSWSFNHHEVEVGKLSPNPGEPLTRTGATGLALLPFLGKGYTHRNENPYRDQIEQGLYFLRANMIIGPNGGDLQDGSMYGHGLATLALCEAYAMTGDPALRTEATEAVHFIEYAQHDQGGWRYQPKQPGDISVFGWQLMALKSALLGDIKVDSSTIGMAEFWLDRVQQADGAYYGYQHPGKMVSPTSIGLLCRMYLGWPKEDPRMHRGVDFLSDEGPSKTDMYYNYYATNVLCHYGGPQWEGWNDELKAYLIKTQSRKGYTTGSWYFDEKRSRVGGRLYVTCLSAMILEVYYRHMPLYSEKSLDFTF; this comes from the coding sequence TTGCAAGCCAATACTTCCAGCGCGAGTCAAGACGTTGCGTCCCAGAACGGGGCAGCCGTACCCGATGCGCGCGTGCGGTTTCGCTTTCGCAAGCTGGTCTTGCTTTCGATGGACCGCATCAAGGGGGGCATCAGCTTCTTTGCCAGTGCCGCGGTTCACTTCATCCTGCTGATCATCCTGGCACTGTGGGTCGCTCCGACGGGGCCTGGTGGCAACTCTGGCGAGATCACCTTGTTGCCTTACGAACAGCCGCCAGAAGATCTCTCGATCATCCAGACGGTCACGCCGATCGAGATCAGCACCGCTCTCGATACCATGCAGCAAGAGCTGCAAACCGACTCGGCCGCGGCCGGCGAGCTGACCAAGCTGACCGAGCCGCTACCCAATCAAATGGCTACCAATAGTCAGGCCGCCACCTTAGAGACGAGGAGCGATCTGCAGAAGAACTTGCCGTGGCAGATGGCCATCCCCTCGAAAACGGGGGGCGGCTTTCAAGGGCGAAATGGTGAACTTCAGAAAGAGTTACTCTCGGCACGCGGCGGCTCGCCGGCAACCGAGGACGCCGTCGAACGGGCGCTGCGGTGGATCGCCGCTCATCAGCTGCCGGACGGTTCGTGGAGCTTCAATCATCATGAGGTCGAGGTTGGCAAGTTGAGTCCCAACCCTGGCGAACCATTGACGCGGACCGGCGCGACCGGGTTGGCCCTGTTGCCATTTCTTGGCAAGGGATATACGCATAGGAACGAAAACCCTTATCGAGATCAGATCGAACAGGGGCTCTACTTTTTACGTGCCAATATGATCATCGGCCCCAACGGTGGTGACCTGCAGGATGGTTCGATGTACGGGCACGGACTGGCGACGCTGGCGCTGTGCGAAGCGTACGCGATGACCGGTGATCCGGCATTGCGCACCGAAGCCACCGAGGCCGTTCACTTCATCGAATACGCCCAGCACGACCAAGGGGGCTGGCGTTACCAACCCAAGCAGCCCGGCGACATCAGCGTGTTCGGCTGGCAGCTGATGGCGCTCAAGAGCGCGCTGCTGGGGGACATTAAGGTGGATAGTTCCACGATCGGGATGGCCGAGTTCTGGCTGGATCGCGTGCAGCAGGCCGACGGCGCGTACTACGGCTATCAGCATCCGGGGAAGATGGTTTCCCCCACGTCGATCGGGCTGCTTTGCCGAATGTACCTGGGGTGGCCGAAAGAAGATCCCCGCATGCATCGCGGGGTCGACTTTCTGTCGGACGAAGGACCGTCGAAGACCGACATGTATTACAACTACTACGCCACCAACGTGCTGTGCCACTACGGCGGCCCCCAGTGGGAAGGCTGGAACGACGAGCTGAAGGCCTACCTGATCAAGACCCAGTCGCGCAAGGGATACACGACCGGCAGTTGGTACTTCGACGAAAAGCGCTCGCGCGTTGGTGGGCGATTGTACGTAACGTGTCTCTCGGCGATGATCTTGGAAGTCTATTATCGCCACATGCCACTCTACTCGGAGAAGTCGCTTGACTTCACATTCTGA
- a CDS encoding HisA/HisF-related TIM barrel protein, with protein sequence MTSHSDRPAWYDAILPVIDLRHGQVVRGIAGRRDEYQPVESRYADDSRPGSIAHVYASQFGFQDCYVADLGAILDGQIDVAALEAIAVQGLKVWLDAGIGNVRQWQASEEALRDWRPYRWVVGLESLESWQTLEELLACISPERLVFSLDMKDGRPMSTREAFIDQSPEQISRHAAELGVKSMILLDLAAVGQGEGSQTESLMQTLQEELPDVELIGGGGMSWPDDIEALAQHGAARILVASALHDGRIAPLGR encoded by the coding sequence TTGACTTCACATTCTGATCGACCTGCCTGGTACGACGCCATTTTGCCGGTGATTGACCTGCGACATGGCCAGGTCGTGCGAGGCATTGCAGGGCGGCGCGATGAGTATCAGCCGGTTGAGTCCCGCTATGCCGATGATTCGCGCCCAGGCAGCATTGCCCATGTCTATGCATCTCAGTTTGGGTTTCAGGACTGTTATGTGGCGGACCTGGGCGCGATTCTTGACGGGCAGATTGATGTCGCCGCGCTCGAAGCGATCGCTGTCCAGGGGCTGAAGGTTTGGTTGGATGCCGGCATCGGCAACGTGCGCCAGTGGCAGGCAAGTGAAGAGGCCCTCCGTGATTGGCGTCCTTACCGCTGGGTCGTGGGGCTCGAGTCTCTAGAGAGTTGGCAGACGCTGGAAGAACTGCTCGCGTGCATCTCGCCGGAGCGGCTCGTCTTCAGCTTGGACATGAAAGACGGTCGGCCGATGAGCACTCGCGAAGCGTTTATTGACCAATCCCCAGAGCAAATCTCGCGGCATGCGGCAGAGCTGGGTGTGAAGTCGATGATCCTGCTCGACCTGGCAGCCGTTGGCCAGGGAGAGGGAAGCCAGACGGAATCGCTCATGCAGACCCTCCAGGAAGAGCTGCCGGATGTCGAGCTGATCGGGGGTGGCGGCATGAGCTGGCCTGACGACATCGAGGCGCTCGCCCAGCATGGGGCCGCGCGAATCTTGGTGGCCTCGGCGCTGCACGACGGGCGGATCGCGCCGCTTGGCCGGTAG
- a CDS encoding Na(+)-translocating NADH-quinone reductase subunit A, giving the protein MPQRITISKGLTLPIAGKPKQSVEEIADVRKVALIGRDYVGMKPTMLVTEGDIVQLGQPLFEDKKSPGVLYTAPAAGKVVEVNRGAKRRFLSIVIEVEGDDKVAFESFSEANLVGLDREKVEANLVKSGLWTAFRTRPFGKVPVLGTSPRSIFVTAIDTNPLAADPAPIIKGNEIEFIAGLEAISNLTEGKVHLCQAPGAALPGSDLPFVNAAEFDGKHPAGLAGTHIHFLDPAGPGRVVWYLGYQDVIAIGNLFRTGELDTRRVISLAGPGVKEPRLVKAPLGASIEDLTKGQLNEGTMRLISGSVLCGYESGGVEAYLGRYHTQVSVLEEGLNREMFGWLAPGFKKFSVKSVFASFLSPGELNMTTTANGSHRAIVPIEAYESIMPLDIEPTALLKSLIVEDTDSAQALGCLELEEEDIALCTFVDTGKHDFGTILRKNLTRIEAEG; this is encoded by the coding sequence ATGCCACAGCGGATCACGATTAGCAAAGGCTTGACTCTGCCCATCGCAGGCAAGCCGAAACAGTCAGTAGAAGAAATCGCAGACGTCCGTAAAGTTGCGTTGATCGGTCGCGACTACGTTGGCATGAAGCCAACGATGTTGGTGACCGAAGGGGATATCGTCCAACTCGGTCAGCCCCTGTTTGAAGACAAAAAGTCGCCAGGCGTGCTCTATACCGCACCGGCGGCCGGCAAAGTGGTTGAGGTCAACCGCGGTGCCAAGCGTAGGTTCCTGTCAATCGTGATCGAAGTCGAAGGAGACGACAAAGTCGCCTTCGAGTCGTTCAGCGAAGCTAACCTGGTGGGTCTCGATCGTGAAAAGGTCGAAGCCAACCTGGTCAAGTCGGGCCTGTGGACCGCCTTCCGCACGCGACCTTTCGGCAAGGTCCCGGTACTGGGCACTTCCCCTCGCTCGATCTTCGTCACGGCGATCGATACCAATCCATTGGCCGCCGATCCCGCCCCGATCATCAAGGGGAACGAGATCGAATTCATTGCTGGTTTGGAAGCGATCAGCAATTTGACGGAAGGCAAGGTCCACCTGTGCCAGGCACCGGGAGCCGCACTGCCAGGTAGCGATCTGCCGTTTGTCAACGCCGCCGAATTCGACGGCAAGCATCCTGCCGGCCTGGCCGGAACGCACATTCACTTCCTCGATCCAGCCGGTCCTGGCCGCGTCGTGTGGTACCTCGGTTACCAGGACGTGATCGCCATCGGAAACCTATTTCGCACGGGCGAACTCGATACGCGTCGCGTCATCTCGCTGGCCGGTCCGGGCGTTAAAGAGCCACGTCTGGTCAAAGCTCCGCTGGGTGCCAGCATCGAAGATCTGACCAAAGGCCAACTCAACGAAGGTACCATGCGGTTGATATCCGGCTCGGTGCTTTGCGGTTACGAGTCTGGCGGCGTCGAAGCCTATCTGGGACGTTACCACACCCAGGTATCGGTGCTGGAAGAAGGCCTCAACCGCGAGATGTTCGGTTGGCTTGCACCCGGCTTCAAGAAGTTCTCGGTCAAGTCGGTGTTCGCTTCGTTCCTGTCGCCAGGCGAACTGAACATGACCACTACGGCCAACGGTAGTCACCGCGCGATCGTGCCGATCGAAGCTTACGAATCGATCATGCCGCTGGACATCGAACCGACGGCCTTGCTCAAGTCACTTATCGTCGAAGACACCGATTCCGCTCAGGCGTTGGGCTGCTTGGAATTGGAAGAAGAAGATATCGCCTTGTGTACGTTTGTGGACACGGGGAAACACGATTTCGGTACCATTCTGCGGAAGAACCTGACCCGCATTGAAGCCGAAGGATAG
- a CDS encoding NADH:ubiquinone reductase (Na(+)-transporting) subunit B: MKFLRGMLDKVEPMFLEGGKLERLYPLYEAADTFLYTPPDRAKGLTHVRDGLDLKRTMIFVVLSLLPCIYMALWNTGYQANFQIANGAQPMADWHETIFKMTGLSHDPSSWISNVVLGAIFFLPVYIVTMTVGGTIELIFSIVRKHEINEGFLVTGMLFPLILPPTIPLWQVAAGIGFGVLVGKEVFGGTGKNFLNPALTARAFLYFSYATDLTGDKIWSAVSPDGFSGATTLGVVASAPAGTTMEQAMAQVDGHGITWNQAFLGVMQGSMGETSVLACLLGAAFLIATGIGSWRIMLGCVIGAMGLSGVFHLVSDDVLYGMAPWWHLVVGGFAFGTVFMATDPVSAAMTRTGKWIYGILIGVVTILIRGVSPAFPEGIMLAILFGNVMAPLIDYFVLQANINRRKARYAT; encoded by the coding sequence ATGAAATTTTTACGCGGAATGCTCGATAAGGTCGAACCAATGTTCCTCGAAGGAGGAAAGTTGGAACGGCTCTATCCGCTGTACGAAGCGGCGGATACGTTTCTGTACACGCCACCAGATCGTGCCAAGGGTTTGACCCATGTGCGCGACGGGTTGGACCTGAAGCGAACGATGATTTTCGTCGTTCTCTCCCTGCTGCCATGTATTTACATGGCCCTGTGGAACACGGGGTACCAGGCCAACTTCCAGATCGCCAATGGCGCGCAGCCAATGGCTGACTGGCACGAGACCATCTTCAAGATGACCGGGCTCAGTCACGATCCGTCCAGTTGGATCAGCAACGTCGTGCTGGGGGCGATCTTCTTCCTGCCGGTCTACATCGTCACGATGACCGTCGGTGGCACGATCGAATTGATCTTCAGCATCGTGCGGAAGCACGAGATCAACGAAGGTTTCCTGGTTACCGGGATGCTCTTTCCGTTGATCCTGCCTCCGACCATTCCGCTGTGGCAGGTGGCCGCGGGGATTGGTTTCGGCGTTCTCGTAGGTAAAGAAGTCTTCGGCGGTACCGGCAAGAACTTCCTGAACCCGGCCCTGACCGCTCGTGCGTTTCTGTACTTCTCGTACGCAACCGACCTGACCGGCGATAAGATCTGGTCGGCCGTTTCGCCTGATGGCTTCAGTGGAGCAACCACCTTGGGTGTGGTCGCTTCTGCCCCGGCCGGAACGACGATGGAACAGGCCATGGCACAGGTCGACGGCCATGGCATTACCTGGAACCAGGCCTTCCTGGGCGTGATGCAGGGTTCGATGGGCGAAACTTCGGTGCTCGCTTGTTTGCTCGGCGCGGCCTTCCTGATCGCGACCGGCATTGGTTCGTGGCGAATCATGCTCGGCTGCGTGATCGGTGCCATGGGGCTCTCAGGCGTCTTCCACCTGGTCAGCGACGACGTCCTGTACGGCATGGCACCTTGGTGGCACCTGGTGGTGGGTGGCTTCGCGTTTGGTACCGTCTTCATGGCGACCGACCCGGTCTCCGCCGCGATGACCCGTACCGGCAAGTGGATTTACGGTATCCTGATTGGTGTCGTCACCATTCTGATTCGTGGCGTCAGCCCAGCTTTCCCGGAAGGGATCATGTTGGCGATCTTGTTCGGCAACGTCATGGCGCCGCTGATCGACTACTTTGTTCTGCAAGCTAACATCAATCGGAGAAAGGCCCGCTATGCGACGTGA
- a CDS encoding Na(+)-translocating NADH-quinone reductase subunit C — MRRDSVAGTILVAAVLCVVCSVIVSSTAVGLKSFQQANSKLDKQRNVLAAAGLLKPEDTPADVEATFQKNFEKHFVNLETGEVVSDEQLKEAGVAEPSTYDPAEARDNPNLNRTVEGLPGIVKTEKYVDVYLVKSDDGKLEGLVLPIYGKGLWSTMYGYLALDADLKTAKGITFYSHGETPGLGGEVDNPNWKSQWPGKKVRDDEGNVLIEVVKGQGSGDSEVDGLSGATITTKGVDNFVRFWLGEEGFGPYLKNLESKEKSDG, encoded by the coding sequence ATGCGACGTGATAGTGTTGCCGGAACCATTTTGGTTGCCGCAGTTTTATGCGTGGTCTGCTCCGTCATTGTGAGTAGTACGGCGGTTGGGCTGAAGAGCTTCCAGCAAGCCAATTCCAAGCTCGACAAGCAGCGTAACGTTCTGGCGGCCGCTGGTCTCCTCAAGCCTGAGGACACCCCGGCCGACGTGGAAGCGACGTTCCAAAAGAACTTCGAGAAGCACTTCGTGAACCTGGAAACAGGCGAAGTGGTTTCCGATGAACAACTCAAAGAGGCCGGCGTGGCCGAACCCTCGACCTACGATCCAGCCGAAGCTCGCGACAACCCGAATCTCAATCGTACCGTCGAAGGTTTGCCTGGGATCGTGAAGACCGAGAAGTACGTCGACGTCTACCTGGTGAAATCGGATGACGGCAAGCTCGAAGGCCTGGTGCTTCCGATTTACGGCAAGGGGCTGTGGTCGACCATGTACGGCTACCTGGCACTCGACGCCGATTTGAAAACGGCCAAGGGGATCACCTTTTACTCGCACGGCGAAACGCCGGGCCTGGGTGGTGAAGTCGACAACCCCAACTGGAAGTCCCAGTGGCCAGGCAAAAAGGTCCGCGACGACGAAGGCAACGTGCTCATCGAAGTCGTCAAAGGGCAGGGGAGCGGTGATTCCGAGGTCGATGGCCTTTCCGGTGCAACCATTACTACCAAGGGCGTCGATAACTTCGTCCGCTTCTGGTTAGGTGAAGAAGGCTTCGGCCCTTACCTCAAGAACCTCGAATCGAAGGAGAAGTCCGATGGCTGA
- a CDS encoding NADH:ubiquinone reductase (Na(+)-transporting) subunit D, whose translation MADTQSPKDVLLDPVVHNNPIALQVLGICSALAVTSKLETAFVMALSVTAVTAFSNLGVSLVRKFIPSSIRIIVQMTIIASLVIVVDQFLKAFAYDISKQLSVFVGLIITNCIVMGRAEAFAMKHKPGISFLDGIGNGLGYSMILLVVGFFRELFGNGSLFGITIFSLTKNDGWYQPNGLMLLPPSAFFIIGFIIWVVRTFNPDQVESEG comes from the coding sequence ATGGCTGATACGCAATCTCCGAAGGACGTTTTGCTCGACCCGGTCGTGCATAATAACCCAATCGCTTTGCAGGTCTTGGGGATCTGCTCGGCGCTGGCCGTGACCTCCAAGCTGGAAACCGCATTCGTGATGGCCTTGTCGGTGACCGCGGTGACCGCGTTCTCGAACCTGGGCGTGAGCCTGGTGCGGAAGTTCATTCCCAGCAGCATTCGCATTATCGTCCAGATGACGATCATCGCGTCACTGGTGATCGTGGTCGATCAGTTCCTCAAGGCGTTCGCCTATGACATCAGCAAGCAATTGTCGGTGTTCGTCGGGCTGATCATTACCAACTGTATCGTGATGGGACGTGCCGAAGCGTTTGCCATGAAGCACAAGCCGGGGATCAGCTTCCTCGACGGTATCGGCAACGGCTTGGGCTACTCGATGATCCTGTTGGTCGTCGGTTTCTTCCGCGAACTTTTCGGCAACGGCTCGCTGTTCGGGATTACCATTTTCTCGCTCACCAAGAACGACGGCTGGTATCAGCCCAACGGCTTGATGCTGCTGCCGCCCAGTGCGTTCTTTATCATCGGTTTCATCATCTGGGTCGTGCGTACGTTCAATCCAGATCAAGTTGAATCGGAGGGTTAA
- the nqrE gene encoding NADH:ubiquinone reductase (Na(+)-transporting) subunit E codes for MESYLTIALKAVFSENLALAFFLGMCTFLAVSKNVKTALGLGAAVIAVMAITIPVNQLLYSFFLKKGAMAWINPSLADMDLSFLGLISYIGVIAAIVQILEMALDRYVPALYAALGIFLPLITVNCAILGGSLFMVERNYNFGQSVVYGLSAGFGWALAIAALAGIREKLKYSDVPDGLKGLGITFITAGLMAMAFMSFGGMIK; via the coding sequence ATGGAAAGCTATTTGACCATCGCCCTCAAGGCGGTCTTCAGCGAAAACCTGGCCCTCGCATTCTTCCTGGGGATGTGTACGTTTCTGGCCGTTTCCAAGAACGTGAAGACGGCCTTGGGCCTGGGCGCGGCCGTGATCGCGGTCATGGCGATTACGATTCCCGTCAACCAATTGCTGTACTCCTTCTTCCTGAAGAAGGGTGCGATGGCTTGGATCAACCCGAGCCTGGCCGATATGGACCTGAGCTTTCTCGGATTGATCAGTTACATCGGCGTCATCGCGGCCATCGTGCAGATCCTGGAAATGGCGCTGGATCGGTACGTTCCGGCCCTGTACGCGGCCCTGGGTATCTTCCTGCCGCTGATTACCGTGAACTGCGCCATCCTCGGTGGTTCGCTCTTCATGGTCGAACGCAATTACAACTTCGGTCAAAGCGTGGTTTATGGTCTGTCAGCCGGCTTCGGCTGGGCATTGGCCATCGCCGCTCTGGCTGGCATTCGTGAAAAACTGAAATACAGCGACGTGCCTGATGGCCTGAAAGGTCTGGGAATCACGTTCATCACCGCCGGTCTGATGGCCATGGCCTTCATGTCCTTCGGCGGTATGATCAAGTAG
- the nqrF gene encoding NADH:ubiquinone reductase (Na(+)-transporting) subunit F produces the protein MAIVLGVSMFTGVVLLLVVIILLAKKALVPSGDVQIDINEHTKDICVPAGGKLLNALADQGVFVSSACGGGGTCAQCVVRVKSGGGDILPTERSHINKRQAREGYRLSCQVAVKQDMEIEVPHEALETKKWECEVISNRNVATFIKEFKLKIPEGESVPFKAGGYIQIEVPPHELSYKDFDIEEEYHEDWDKFNLWRYTSKVTEPVIRAYSMANYPGEKGIIMLNVRVASPPPRAPEGTPPGKVSSYIFNCKPGDKVTISGPYGEFFINDSDAEMIYIGGGAGMAPLRSHIFELFKNIKTGRKVTYWYGGRSLRELFYVEEFREIEEQFPNFKFNIALSDPLPEDNWTGYKGFIHQVLLENYLKDHPAPEDIEYYMCGPPMMNQAVFKMLDDLGVEPENIRFDDFGG, from the coding sequence ATGGCAATTGTTCTCGGCGTGAGCATGTTCACAGGGGTGGTTTTGCTCCTGGTGGTCATCATTCTCTTGGCCAAGAAGGCTTTGGTGCCGTCCGGAGATGTCCAGATCGACATTAACGAACACACCAAGGACATCTGCGTCCCCGCAGGCGGCAAGCTGCTTAACGCGCTTGCCGACCAAGGCGTGTTCGTCTCCTCGGCCTGTGGCGGCGGTGGTACTTGTGCCCAGTGTGTCGTCCGCGTGAAGAGCGGCGGCGGCGACATCCTGCCGACCGAACGTTCGCACATCAACAAGCGTCAGGCTCGCGAAGGCTATCGCCTTTCCTGCCAGGTGGCCGTCAAGCAGGACATGGAAATCGAAGTCCCGCACGAAGCCCTGGAAACCAAAAAGTGGGAATGCGAAGTCATCTCGAATCGCAACGTCGCCACGTTCATTAAGGAATTCAAGCTGAAGATTCCGGAAGGGGAATCGGTTCCCTTCAAGGCCGGTGGTTACATTCAGATTGAAGTTCCGCCGCACGAACTTTCGTACAAAGACTTCGACATCGAAGAGGAATACCACGAAGACTGGGACAAGTTCAACCTCTGGCGTTACACCAGCAAGGTAACCGAGCCGGTGATTCGTGCTTATTCGATGGCCAACTACCCTGGCGAAAAGGGCATCATCATGCTCAACGTCCGTGTGGCTTCGCCTCCGCCACGCGCCCCCGAGGGAACGCCTCCCGGGAAGGTTTCCAGTTACATCTTCAACTGCAAGCCGGGCGACAAGGTGACCATCAGCGGTCCTTACGGCGAGTTCTTCATCAACGACAGCGACGCCGAAATGATTTACATCGGTGGCGGTGCCGGTATGGCTCCGCTGCGAAGTCATATCTTCGAGCTGTTCAAGAACATCAAAACCGGCCGCAAGGTGACCTACTGGTATGGTGGTCGTAGTCTTCGCGAATTGTTCTACGTCGAAGAGTTTCGCGAGATCGAAGAGCAGTTCCCGAACTTCAAGTTCAACATCGCGTTGTCCGATCCGCTGCCGGAAGACAACTGGACCGGGTACAAGGGTTTCATCCACCAGGTGCTGTTGGAAAACTACCTGAAGGACCACCCGGCACCCGAAGACATCGAATACTATATGTGCGGTCCGCCCATGATGAACCAGGCCGTCTTCAAGATGCTGGACGATCTGGGCGTCGAACCAGAAAACATCCGCTTCGACGACTTCGGCGGCTAA
- a CDS encoding FAD:protein FMN transferase, which yields MQSYTTASLLWLAVFLGCQQVAPPDPIATIQGQTMGTTYHIRAVTGPEGPQRLIKIQERVDELLAQVNHQMSTYDPESELSRFNQAPAGEWFPVSSQLIEVVDAARQISDATDGAFDVTVGPSVNLWRFGPDKKRKEFPTDQEIAQASKLVGYQQVEIQSDPPALRKAQDDVYVDLSAIAKGYGVDAVYELIKAEGFTDFMVEIGGEVRATGLKPNGDPWKIGIETPADDVRQYDLVVGLHDRALATSGDYRNFFKHDGKRYSHTINPKTGRPVEHDLASVSVLFENCMLADGYATAFLVLGPVEGYNFAQEHNLPVFFQMRKEDGTVETKATTAWQQYQSN from the coding sequence ATGCAAAGCTACACCACGGCCAGCCTCTTATGGCTGGCCGTTTTCCTTGGTTGCCAGCAAGTTGCCCCGCCAGACCCCATCGCGACGATCCAGGGGCAGACGATGGGCACCACCTATCACATCCGCGCGGTGACCGGTCCGGAAGGTCCCCAGCGGCTGATCAAGATCCAGGAAAGGGTCGACGAGCTTCTGGCCCAAGTCAATCACCAGATGTCGACTTACGATCCTGAGTCAGAACTCTCTCGCTTCAACCAGGCACCGGCAGGCGAGTGGTTTCCGGTTTCGAGCCAACTGATCGAAGTCGTGGATGCTGCCCGGCAGATCAGTGACGCGACCGACGGCGCCTTCGACGTGACGGTCGGACCTTCGGTGAACCTGTGGCGGTTTGGCCCCGACAAGAAGCGGAAAGAGTTCCCCACGGACCAAGAGATCGCCCAGGCGAGCAAGCTGGTCGGCTACCAGCAAGTCGAGATCCAATCCGATCCGCCCGCACTTCGCAAAGCACAAGATGACGTCTATGTTGACTTGTCGGCGATCGCGAAAGGGTATGGGGTCGACGCGGTCTATGAGTTAATCAAGGCCGAAGGCTTCACCGACTTCATGGTCGAGATCGGCGGCGAAGTCCGCGCGACTGGGCTCAAGCCCAACGGCGATCCATGGAAGATCGGAATTGAGACGCCCGCCGACGATGTTCGCCAGTACGACCTGGTGGTCGGCCTGCATGACAGGGCGCTGGCCACCTCTGGTGACTATCGCAATTTCTTCAAGCACGACGGCAAGCGTTACTCGCATACGATCAATCCCAAGACGGGTCGCCCGGTCGAACACGACCTGGCATCGGTCAGCGTGTTGTTTGAAAACTGCATGCTGGCCGATGGCTACGCCACCGCATTTTTGGTCTTGGGCCCGGTCGAAGGATATAATTTCGCACAGGAACACAACCTGCCGGTCTTCTTCCAGATGAGGAAAGAGGACGGCACGGTTGAGACCAAAGCCACCACTGCCTGGCAGCAGTACCAATCGAATTAG
- a CDS encoding alpha/beta hydrolase fold domain-containing protein — MNCSARLLSVLGCLFLAGPLFAQAPSFDRLDRNSDGKIEKDELPERAQQLFGRLDSDSDGSVTQAEFEAFEKRRAQMQRQRQGQRPQANDNVAGVEIKRDIPYGDEKINRQKLDVAVPEKPSTDKPLPVIVLIHGGGWQGGTHGPYLSRAIPLVRTGDYAAVSIGYRLTDVASWPAQIHDCQAGLRWVKANAEKYNWDPDKIVVWGSSAGGHLVAMLGVSADVKELDGKLGPHADQSLKVAGVVDFFGPANMLTMGDGPGFERHNSPDSPESKLLGGPAKENVEVAKSASPQFHVSKGDAPFLILHGTADGTVPFQQSVDFHEALTKAGVDSTFVPVKGAGHGFAGQEVNERVEAFLSKILLGKEVELSDDPIESAQRPQPRRPQGSRSE; from the coding sequence ATGAATTGCTCAGCGCGGCTACTTTCTGTTCTTGGTTGTCTCTTTCTCGCCGGGCCACTCTTCGCCCAGGCACCTTCTTTCGATCGACTCGATCGCAACAGCGACGGCAAGATTGAGAAAGACGAATTGCCTGAGCGTGCCCAGCAACTTTTTGGTCGGCTCGATAGTGATTCCGACGGTAGTGTTACCCAAGCAGAATTCGAGGCCTTTGAAAAGCGACGAGCACAAATGCAACGACAGCGCCAAGGTCAACGCCCTCAAGCGAATGACAACGTCGCCGGTGTCGAGATCAAGCGTGACATTCCCTATGGCGATGAGAAGATCAATCGGCAAAAGCTGGACGTCGCGGTGCCTGAAAAGCCTTCGACCGACAAGCCATTGCCGGTCATCGTGCTGATTCACGGCGGCGGCTGGCAGGGCGGAACGCACGGGCCGTATCTCAGCCGGGCAATTCCCCTGGTTCGCACAGGCGACTATGCCGCGGTTTCGATCGGTTATCGCTTGACCGACGTGGCCAGCTGGCCTGCGCAGATCCATGATTGCCAGGCCGGTCTGCGCTGGGTGAAAGCCAACGCCGAAAAGTACAACTGGGATCCGGATAAGATCGTCGTATGGGGGAGTTCCGCTGGTGGTCATCTCGTGGCGATGCTGGGCGTCTCGGCCGATGTGAAGGAACTAGACGGTAAGCTGGGCCCCCATGCCGATCAGTCTTTGAAGGTAGCTGGCGTGGTCGATTTCTTCGGTCCGGCCAACATGCTGACGATGGGGGATGGTCCCGGATTCGAACGCCACAATAGTCCTGACTCGCCCGAGAGCAAGTTGCTGGGCGGGCCCGCGAAAGAGAACGTTGAAGTCGCCAAGTCCGCTTCGCCTCAGTTCCATGTCTCTAAGGGGGATGCTCCATTCCTGATCCTGCACGGCACGGCCGATGGCACGGTTCCGTTTCAGCAGTCGGTCGATTTCCACGAGGCACTCACCAAGGCAGGCGTCGACTCGACCTTCGTCCCGGTCAAAGGTGCCGGTCATGGCTTTGCTGGCCAGGAAGTCAACGAGCGCGTCGAAGCATTCCTGAGCAAGATCCTGCTGGGCAAGGAGGTCGAATTGAGTGACGATCCGATCGAATCTGCTCAGCGTCCGCAGCCACGTCGACCGCAAGGTTCCCGTAGCGAATAA